In the Candidatus Binatus sp. genome, GGTGGCGGACACCGGGGTCGGGATCGCGCACGACAAGACCGATAGCATCTTTGACGCCTTCACCCAGGCCGACTCCTCGACGACGCGAAAGTATGGCGGAACCGGGCTGGGGCTCACGATCGTCAAGCGTCTGGTCGAGATATACGGAGGCGCGATAGCCGTCGAGAGCGAGATGGGCAAGGGCAGCACCTTCAGCTTCACCGCCGAGTTCAAGACCCGGCCCGCCCCTGCGACGGTCGCGCTTGACGCGGCGAGCGTGGACCTGGCCGGCATGCGCATCCTGGTCGTCGATGACACCGCCGTCAACCGAATGATCCTGCGCGAGGCGCTCATCTGGCGGGGCGTCCTGGTCACCTGTGTCGAGAGCGGCCAGGCGGCGCTGAACGAAATCGATCGGGCGGTGGCCGGCGGCAACCCCTATCGCGCGGTACTGCTGGATTGCCGGATGCCCGGGATGGACGGAATAGAAGTGGCCCGTCAGATTCGCCGTCGCGGGCTCGGGTCGCACGACCGTCCGATCATACTGATGCTCACGTCCGACGACCTGGGCGCAACCATGGCGCGGGCTCGCGAAGCGGGCGTTGAGATCTTCATGGTCAAGCCGATAAAGCGCGCCGATCTGTACGCAGTGCTGAACCGGGCCCTTGGCGCCGGTGGTCCATCATCGCAACTCACCTCGCCCGCCGAGCGCGACGGCGTCCATTCGACCTTGGGCAGCGACGTATCGGGCGAGATGCGCCCGCTCAGGATCCTGCTGGCCGACGATTCGCACGACAATCGGCTGCTGGTGCAGGCGTACTTCCAGAAGACGCCACACATTATCGACGAAGCCGAGGACGGCGCCGCGGCGGTCGAGAAGTTCAGGACCGGCATCTACGATCTGGTACTGATGGACATCGAGATGCCAATCATGGACGGCTACTCGGCGACCCGGGCGATACGCGCGATAGAAAATGAAACCGGACGCCCCCGCGTCCCAATCATCGCGCTGACGGCCTCTGTCCTCGCCGAGGCATTGGATAAAGCAATCGACGCGGGATGCGATGCGTACGTCGCCAAGCCGGTGAAGAAAGCCACCCTGCTGGCCGCCGCTTATACGGCGACCCGCGATGCCGAAACGAACGGCGACCGCCTGCGCGCCTGAACCCCCACACGCGCATTCACCGTAAAGTAACGGGAAATCCTGACGCTGGAGTGCACCCCGGGGAATGGACAGCAGCGCGCAGGGATTTACCTTGCGCGGGCAAAATGCGGTGCGATCCGGGACGGCTTTCTCAGGCCGTGCGCACCGCCCAGAAGA is a window encoding:
- a CDS encoding response regulator; the protein is VADTGVGIAHDKTDSIFDAFTQADSSTTRKYGGTGLGLTIVKRLVEIYGGAIAVESEMGKGSTFSFTAEFKTRPAPATVALDAASVDLAGMRILVVDDTAVNRMILREALIWRGVLVTCVESGQAALNEIDRAVAGGNPYRAVLLDCRMPGMDGIEVARQIRRRGLGSHDRPIILMLTSDDLGATMARAREAGVEIFMVKPIKRADLYAVLNRALGAGGPSSQLTSPAERDGVHSTLGSDVSGEMRPLRILLADDSHDNRLLVQAYFQKTPHIIDEAEDGAAAVEKFRTGIYDLVLMDIEMPIMDGYSATRAIRAIENETGRPRVPIIALTASVLAEALDKAIDAGCDAYVAKPVKKATLLAAAYTATRDAETNGDRLRA